One Agrobacterium vitis genomic window, ATCCCCACGAGCGACATCTCGCCGGGAACAGCGACGCCGTGCTGCCTGAGAGCAGACAATATGCCGACCGCTATCATGTCGTTAAGGGCGATGATGGCCGTTGGACGCGGATTAGATGACAGCAATTGTGCCACGCTGCCGCGCCCAATCTCAAAGAGCTCAACGTCGGAATAGCTCGCAATGCCATCGACAAAGGACTGGACGACGACAGGGCAAGCGGAAAGGCCGTGTCCAGCGACGGCGGCCTCGAACCCTGCAGCCCGCGATGCGCGAGCGAACGTGAACGACGAGTCTGACACGTAGGCGATATGCCTGTGTCCCAAACTCACGAGATGGTCGACCGCTATGCTCGTTGCAGCCTGATTGTCTAGATTCACGAGGTCAACATTTGCCGAGCCGAGATCCCCGCGCCGGGCGTCTATTGCCACCACCGCCAGATCCGCGGGGGCCGACTTTCGGCGGCCGACGATCGGCGAGACGGTGATGACGCCGCGAATGCCAAAGCTGAGCATCTCCTCCTCGAATTCGTACTCACGCTCAGCGTCGCGCATCGTATTGCACAGCAGGACACGATAGTTGTGCCGGCCCGCAGCCTGTTCGACCGCCAGTGCCAGTTCACCGAAGAACGGGTTGATGACGGTGGGAACCAGCAATCCCACCATCGGTACCTTGCCCGTCTTCAGTTGGCGTGCAGCGTTGTTGGGCCGATAGCCGAGGCTCTCGATCGCCTGGTTGATGCGCTCCCGCGTCTCAAGCCCCATATTTGCAAAGCGCTCGTTCAGGTAGTTCGAAACGCTGGAGCGAGAAACGCCGGCGGCTTCCGCGACCTCTTTGATGGTGATTTTCGTGGAGCCTTCGCCTGTGGTCATCGCCTGTGCCGTCTCGACTGGATTCTCATCATTTCAAGGTTCTATCCGGCTGCCGGCAATTTGGAAATGACCTCCTGCTCGAGCTCCTTCATGCTTGCCAGCAGCGCATCCACGATGAAGTCGATCTGGGCATCATCGATAATGAATGGTGGGCAGAAGGTAATTGAGTTGCCCTGCGGCCGGAGCATGAGCCCCTTCTGCATGGCGATACGCTGGAGATGCTGCGGAATGCAGAAAACAGCGGCAAAGGGCTCTTTCGTTTCCTGATTCGCGACGAGCTCCGCTGCGAGCAGAAGGCCCTCCCCGCGAAACTGACCGACGTACGGGCACGCCGCAAGGACTGGCTCGATTTTCGCCCGCAGCATTTGCCCTCGCTGTTGCACCCATCGGGGCAGCTCCATGGACTGATACTGCCTAATGGCTTCCGTCACGATGGCGGCACCCACAGGATGTCCGGAATTTGTGAAGCCATGCCCGAACAGGCTTCCATCCCTGTTGATCGACTTGATCGCCTCGTAAATTTTGCCGGAAACCGCAACTGCAGAAATGGGGAAGAAAGATGACGACAAGCCCTTCGCCATCGCCATCATGTCCGGCATCATGCCGACCGTCTGGCAGCCGAACCAGTTGCCTGTGCGGCCGAAACCGCAAACGATCTCGTCATCCAGGCAGAGGATGCCATATTTATCGAGAACCGCCTGGATACGTTCGAAATAGCCTGATGGCGGCACGATGACACCGGCGCCAGCATTGATCGGCTCTGCGATAAATGCAGCGATCCTATCAGCTCCCTCGGCCAAAATGAGCGCTTCCAGTTCATTTGCGAGGCGCTCGACAAAGGCTCCCGTGGTCTCGTCCTTACGCTGCTCGCGATAGGGGTCTGGGCAAAGCGTGTGGACAACGCCTTCCAGAGGCAATCCGAATTCCCGGTGCATATGGGGAAGGCCGGTCAACGACGCTGCAAAGATGGTGGAGCCGTGGAATGCGCGCTGTCTTGCGATGATCTTTCGCCTTTGCGGCGCGCCATTGGCGGCGTGATAAAGCCAGGCGATCTTGACCATGGTCTCGATCGCTTCCGAACCGGAGGTCGCGAAAAAGACCCGCGCATCGTCCAGCGGGACCAGCTGCGCGATCGCCTCGGCGGCATCGATGACGGCCGGAGAAGCCCGGCCGCCGAAAGTGTGATAGAAGCCCATGGTCGCGTAAGCGTCCGAGGCTGCTTTCGCCAAGCCATCATTGGTGAACCCGAGTGAGGCGCACCAGAGTCCAGCCATAACGTCCAGATAACGGGTTCCCGCATCGTCGAAGATATAGGGGCCGTCTGCCTTCGCGATGACGAGGGGGCCCTCGCCTTCATGCCGCTCGGGATTCGTCTGAGCATGCAGGTGAAAACGAACGTCACGGGCGGCGCTAGAATTCGGTATCATGGACATGGGACGTTTCTCCTGTCAGGCCTTGGTCCAGCCGTAGATTTGCTCTGCCGCTTCGATGGAAACGAAGCCTTCGGCGACATCGCGTTCGATAGCATCCTTCGCACGCGCAGTCGGCGCGCCGAAGCCACCGCCTCCCGGCGTGCGCAACCGAATGCGATCGCCTGGCTCGAAGCGGATATTGGCGTACTTGCTGGTCGAACGCTTGCCGTAGGCTTCCTTCACGTTCTGCCACTCGGTCGAGCTTGCCTTCAGCACGTGGGTCGCGCCATTGTCGCCTTCCTTGCCGTCGAACAATGCCCAGGGCCTGATCGTATGGCGATCCGTGCACTGGCTGCCGGTAATGGCCACATCGGTCATCAGCAGAGTCCGCTCA contains:
- a CDS encoding aspartate aminotransferase family protein; protein product: MSMIPNSSAARDVRFHLHAQTNPERHEGEGPLVIAKADGPYIFDDAGTRYLDVMAGLWCASLGFTNDGLAKAASDAYATMGFYHTFGGRASPAVIDAAEAIAQLVPLDDARVFFATSGSEAIETMVKIAWLYHAANGAPQRRKIIARQRAFHGSTIFAASLTGLPHMHREFGLPLEGVVHTLCPDPYREQRKDETTGAFVERLANELEALILAEGADRIAAFIAEPINAGAGVIVPPSGYFERIQAVLDKYGILCLDDEIVCGFGRTGNWFGCQTVGMMPDMMAMAKGLSSSFFPISAVAVSGKIYEAIKSINRDGSLFGHGFTNSGHPVGAAIVTEAIRQYQSMELPRWVQQRGQMLRAKIEPVLAACPYVGQFRGEGLLLAAELVANQETKEPFAAVFCIPQHLQRIAMQKGLMLRPQGNSITFCPPFIIDDAQIDFIVDALLASMKELEQEVISKLPAAG
- a CDS encoding LacI family DNA-binding transcriptional regulator — protein: MTTGEGSTKITIKEVAEAAGVSRSSVSNYLNERFANMGLETRERINQAIESLGYRPNNAARQLKTGKVPMVGLLVPTVINPFFGELALAVEQAAGRHNYRVLLCNTMRDAEREYEFEEEMLSFGIRGVITVSPIVGRRKSAPADLAVVAIDARRGDLGSANVDLVNLDNQAATSIAVDHLVSLGHRHIAYVSDSSFTFARASRAAGFEAAVAGHGLSACPVVVQSFVDGIASYSDVELFEIGRGSVAQLLSSNPRPTAIIALNDMIAVGILSALRQHGVAVPGEMSLVGIDDIVLSQLTTPGLSTIRQPVTQMAEAAVELLIARLRSPTRSSTETVFQPELVRRESTEKPFSHERI